Proteins found in one Candidatus Omnitrophota bacterium genomic segment:
- a CDS encoding phosphopantothenoylcysteine decarboxylase, which yields MSAIVKKRPSILITAGPTREKIDPVRFISNYSTGIFGYELAGEAVRRGARVTLVSGPTHLKAPQGVKLIGVESALEMRNAALSELKGADYVIMAAAVSDWRPKKASSRKIKRSLGKITLELVENPDILSEICAHKAGRVVAGFALETENLEKNALKKLLGKNADIIVANSLNRRSRVFGDNRSDIVIIDKLGNKIRVRNRYKRELSHIILDKILSFNI from the coding sequence GTGAGCGCCATCGTCAAAAAAAGACCCTCCATACTCATAACCGCAGGGCCCACACGAGAGAAGATAGACCCTGTGCGGTTCATATCGAATTATTCCACAGGAATTTTCGGATATGAATTGGCCGGTGAAGCGGTAAGGCGGGGAGCGCGCGTCACACTTGTGAGCGGTCCGACGCATCTTAAAGCGCCGCAAGGAGTTAAGCTCATAGGCGTGGAGAGCGCCCTCGAAATGAGAAATGCGGCGCTCTCGGAGCTTAAGGGGGCGGATTACGTGATAATGGCCGCCGCAGTCTCCGATTGGAGGCCGAAAAAAGCCTCCTCGCGCAAGATCAAGCGCTCTTTAGGTAAAATTACTCTCGAACTGGTAGAGAACCCGGATATATTGAGCGAGATATGCGCTCATAAGGCTGGCAGGGTGGTGGCGGGATTCGCTCTCGAGACAGAAAACCTCGAGAAGAACGCCTTGAAGAAGCTCCTGGGTAAAAATGCCGATATAATTGTGGCAAACTCCTTAAACAGGCGTTCGCGCGTATTCGGCGATAATAGATCGGATATAGTGATAATAGACAAGCTGGGCAACAAGATCAGGGTGCGCAATCGGTACAAGAGAGAGCTGTCCCATATTATCCTTGACAAGATATTAAGTTTTAATATATAG
- the rpoZ gene encoding DNA-directed RNA polymerase subunit omega, producing MHKVDIAHLFNQTGSSYKLVILASRRAIELSEGAARLIDAPPNAKAMNVAIEEISQGKISYKINPGK from the coding sequence ATGCATAAAGTTGATATAGCGCATCTTTTTAATCAAACAGGAAGCTCTTATAAGCTGGTGATACTGGCTTCCCGAAGGGCTATAGAGCTTAGCGAGGGCGCGGCAAGGCTCATAGATGCGCCGCCTAATGCCAAGGCGATGAACGTGGCCATAGAAGAGATATCACAGGGTAAAATATCCTACAAAATAAATCCAGGCAAGTGA
- the gmk gene encoding guanylate kinase — protein MRRSAIRSHKAKVFVISAPSGCGKTTLCDRLLRDGFGLANSISMTTRHPRPGEREGIDYLFVSRRRFLGMVTKRAFLEHEENFGNLYGTPARFVKANLAKGKPVLLSIDVKGAMKIRRSYPKNSVLIFILPPSIKALKTRLNLRRSETPAAVERRLSLAKKEMAYKRRYDYRIVNDKLEDAYKTLKRIVIKELEETKNA, from the coding sequence GTGAGAAGATCTGCTATCCGAAGCCACAAAGCCAAAGTGTTCGTAATATCCGCGCCATCGGGGTGCGGCAAGACTACGCTCTGCGACAGGCTTCTAAGGGATGGGTTCGGGCTCGCTAATTCGATTTCGATGACGACCCGGCATCCCAGGCCCGGGGAGAGAGAAGGCATCGACTATCTCTTCGTTTCGAGAAGACGCTTCCTCGGGATGGTGACGAAGAGGGCCTTTCTGGAGCATGAAGAGAATTTCGGCAACCTCTATGGAACGCCCGCGAGATTCGTAAAGGCCAACCTCGCCAAAGGCAAACCCGTTCTCCTTAGCATAGATGTTAAGGGCGCGATGAAGATCAGGCGCTCATACCCGAAGAACAGCGTCCTGATATTTATATTACCGCCGTCGATAAAAGCATTGAAAACCCGGCTTAATCTGCGCAGATCGGAAACACCTGCGGCCGTGGAGAGAAGGCTGTCGCTGGCCAAAAAAGAGATGGCTTACAAGCGCAGATACGATTACAGGATAGTAAATGATAAGCTGGAAGACGCTTACAAAACCCTTAAAAGAATAGTGATAAAGGAATTGGAGGAGACGAAGAATGCATAA
- a CDS encoding YicC family protein: protein MIRSMTGFGRGAVKVKNGKISVEIKTVNHKFFDAAIKLPSNLAVFEEKIKEVLQKKIMRGKVSLNLTCDGTLLKDERFAINKEAARNYHDELIKLKKHLGLSGDITIKELVALPGVLNYEAGEGDLAKAWPKVKSAIENAMRNLVIDRAKEGKALSIDLSTRVKKILKLLASIRSRAHLNIDEYRKRFETRVKALTGGRDIDIGRLEMEVAIFAKNCDISEEITRLKNHLENFSKTLSSGEEVGKKLDFIAQELHREINTIGSKASDFKISKNVIEIKSEIEKIREQAKNLE, encoded by the coding sequence ATGATAAGATCGATGACAGGTTTCGGCAGGGGAGCCGTTAAAGTCAAAAACGGTAAAATCTCCGTCGAGATAAAGACGGTGAACCACAAATTTTTTGATGCGGCCATTAAACTCCCGAGCAATCTGGCTGTCTTCGAAGAGAAGATAAAGGAAGTCCTTCAGAAAAAGATCATGCGCGGCAAGGTCAGCCTTAATTTAACATGTGACGGGACATTGTTAAAGGACGAGCGTTTCGCCATAAATAAGGAAGCCGCGAGAAATTATCACGACGAACTTATTAAGCTGAAGAAGCATCTCGGCCTTTCCGGAGATATAACAATAAAAGAATTAGTGGCGTTACCCGGAGTCCTGAATTATGAGGCAGGGGAAGGGGATCTCGCGAAAGCCTGGCCAAAGGTAAAGTCCGCTATCGAGAATGCCATGCGGAACCTTGTTATAGACAGGGCCAAGGAGGGAAAGGCGCTTTCGATCGATCTTTCGACGAGAGTGAAGAAGATACTGAAGCTGCTCGCTTCGATAAGGTCAAGGGCGCACCTTAATATCGACGAATACCGTAAGAGATTTGAGACGAGGGTAAAGGCGCTGACCGGCGGGCGCGATATCGATATAGGCAGGCTCGAGATGGAAGTGGCTATATTCGCGAAGAACTGCGATATCTCAGAAGAGATCACCAGGCTTAAAAATCATCTGGAAAATTTCAGCAAGACACTATCCTCCGGCGAAGAGGTCGGGAAGAAGCTGGACTTCATAGCGCAGGAGCTTCACAGGGAAATAAATACGATAGGCTCCAAGGCGAGCGATTTCAAGATCTCAAAGAATGTCATCGAGATAAAGAGCGAGATAGAAAAGATCAGGGAACAGGCGAAGAACCTAGAGTGA
- a CDS encoding nucleoside-diphosphate kinase, protein MAEQTLVLIKPDGLSKSLTGNVLTRLSETKLEIVACRIVQVSKELAEQHYALLKDKPFFTDLIKYIMGAYHKKKVMALVYWGDDAIGKVRKICGATNPEEADPISIRGAYGRITTKGVYENVIHASANLEEAEREIKLWFSPDEIITDLYPSKKVKATIEKRVWA, encoded by the coding sequence ATGGCAGAACAGACGTTAGTATTGATCAAGCCCGATGGATTGAGTAAATCCCTTACGGGTAACGTGCTCACCAGGCTGTCCGAAACGAAACTCGAAATAGTCGCGTGCAGGATCGTCCAGGTATCTAAAGAGCTTGCGGAGCAGCACTACGCATTATTGAAAGACAAGCCGTTTTTCACGGACCTCATCAAATATATCATGGGGGCCTACCACAAGAAAAAAGTGATGGCGCTTGTCTACTGGGGCGATGACGCGATCGGGAAAGTAAGGAAGATCTGCGGCGCCACGAACCCGGAAGAGGCAGACCCCATATCGATAAGGGGCGCTTACGGGCGCATCACGACGAAGGGTGTTTACGAAAACGTTATCCACGCGTCGGCCAATCTCGAGGAAGCGGAGAGGGAAATAAAGCTCTGGTTTTCACCGGATGAGATAATAACGGACCTCTACCCGTCGAAAAAGGTCAAAGCGACGATCGAAAAAAGAGTCTGGGCTTAA
- a CDS encoding ParB/RepB/Spo0J family partition protein: protein MEKRALGRGLDALLTPTAVVSASSANLKQSGNEQILHIDTARITTNKYQPRTDFNQEKLNELISSIKEKGVIQPVLVRKTADGYELIAGERRLRAVRAIGIEKIPAIVRNVTDIDMVEISLIENIQREELNPVEEAFAFQKLITDFNFTQEKIATALGKDRSTIANTIRLLGLPKKIQDYISKNIITAGHAKAILSLPAETDQLRVCNLIVKKGLSVRETECLVARRMSGAKPAVEIRKDQSIIDIESQLQQLFGTRVRITHGKKRGVIQIEYYSTDDMNRILDMLNTKKP from the coding sequence ATGGAAAAGAGAGCATTGGGCCGGGGTTTAGATGCGCTATTGACGCCGACTGCAGTTGTATCAGCATCTTCTGCCAATCTGAAGCAGTCAGGCAATGAACAGATCCTGCATATAGATACTGCGCGGATCACAACTAATAAATATCAGCCTCGTACGGATTTTAATCAGGAAAAATTAAACGAGCTTATAAGCTCTATCAAAGAAAAAGGGGTTATCCAGCCCGTCCTGGTCAGGAAGACAGCGGATGGATATGAACTGATAGCGGGAGAGAGGCGTCTCAGGGCGGTGCGGGCGATAGGGATAGAGAAGATACCCGCTATAGTGAGGAATGTCACCGATATCGATATGGTGGAGATTTCGCTTATAGAGAATATACAGCGCGAAGAGTTAAATCCCGTAGAAGAGGCATTCGCTTTCCAGAAACTCATCACGGATTTTAATTTCACGCAGGAGAAGATCGCCACAGCGCTCGGCAAGGACCGCTCGACAATAGCTAATACTATAAGGCTATTGGGCTTGCCGAAGAAGATACAGGACTATATTTCAAAGAACATTATAACTGCCGGGCACGCTAAAGCGATCCTGTCGCTTCCGGCGGAAACAGATCAGCTGAGGGTCTGCAACCTGATAGTTAAAAAAGGCCTTTCGGTCAGAGAGACCGAATGCCTGGTTGCCCGCAGGATGAGCGGGGCTAAGCCTGCGGTGGAGATAAGGAAGGATCAGAGCATAATAGATATTGAGAGCCAGTTGCAGCAGCTATTCGGGACGCGCGTCCGCATAACCCACGGTAAAAAACGAGGAGTTATCCAGATAGAATACTATTCGACCGATGATATGAACCGCATACTGGATATGCTTAACACGAAAAAGCCTTGA
- a CDS encoding AAA family ATPase yields the protein MSRTIAICNQKGGVGKTTTAINLATFLAFSGKRTLLIDIDPQGNATSGLGINKHNIKASVYEMLIEDADPRSIIISSGIDHFSIIPSTLSLTGAEVELVGIMGREYKLKKAIAAILPEYDFIIIDCPPSLGLLTINALAAADSVLIPVQCEYYALEGLSQLVNTINLVKENINSALNIEGVLLTMADFRTNLTNEVINEARNFFKGKVYNTVIPRNVKLTEAPGFGKPIALYDKHSIGAQKYQDFVNELLGVEKEMKDNFNSSNNLQNISEAEVK from the coding sequence ATGTCTAGAACAATCGCTATATGCAATCAAAAAGGCGGTGTCGGGAAGACGACAACTGCTATTAATCTTGCCACATTTTTAGCCTTTTCAGGCAAAAGAACCCTACTTATAGATATAGATCCCCAAGGTAATGCCACCAGCGGTCTCGGTATAAATAAGCATAATATCAAAGCAAGTGTATATGAAATGCTTATCGAAGATGCTGACCCCAGATCTATTATAATAAGCAGTGGTATAGATCATTTTTCAATTATCCCTTCCACATTGAGTTTAACCGGCGCGGAAGTAGAGCTTGTAGGTATAATGGGGCGAGAATACAAGCTGAAAAAAGCAATAGCGGCTATACTCCCCGAATATGATTTCATAATAATAGACTGTCCTCCATCGCTTGGACTTTTAACGATAAATGCGCTTGCTGCAGCAGATTCTGTCCTGATACCGGTACAATGTGAATATTATGCCTTGGAGGGCCTCAGCCAGTTAGTTAATACAATAAACCTTGTTAAGGAAAACATAAATTCTGCTTTAAATATCGAAGGTGTTCTGCTTACAATGGCAGATTTCAGGACAAATTTAACAAATGAAGTGATTAATGAAGCGAGGAATTTTTTCAAAGGCAAGGTCTATAATACTGTTATACCAAGAAATGTTAAGCTTACTGAAGCGCCTGGTTTTGGCAAACCAATAGCGCTTTATGATAAGCATTCTATTGGTGCCCAGAAATATCAGGATTTTGTAAATGAATTGTTAGGCGTTGAGAAAGAAATGAAAGATAACTTCAATAGTAGCAATAACTTGCAGAATATTAGTGAAGCGGAGGTTAAATAA
- the yidC gene encoding membrane protein insertase YidC produces MEKRLILAIALSVLIVVTFQFLSPKPVTVPPREAASPVAAEPAKDAGIIQQVTPSVEEKELEAETGTYILTFSNIGGAIKKIRLKDFKASNSTENLDLVKLTNPAEYLLNISSVTNTDIDNALYSSQVSGETVTYILRTGDLEITKRYTLYKSKHGIGLDILVKNISGSSKQFSYRIIGGAGISEVNNQDKRFVEVTADINGKTLGFKRPKPGQRIINLGIVGWSTLKNKYFSLVLKPFISTKSQFYSEGKSGALVMGIDTDAVTIQPNSFIDNKFVLYAGPSSIPALKELNYGLETTVNYGFFGGISKVMITVMGFFHLVTRSWGFSIILLSVFLNIILFPLTVKSFKSMQKMQELHPQMEQLKKQYKDSPDKLNKAIMELYKKYKINPLSGCLPILLQMPIFIALYSALMKSIELRNASFFWIRDLSSPDAVRLPFTLPLIGNSINILPIIMVAAMVMQQKISTKTMGSAVTAEQKEQQKMMLIIMPIVFGFIFYSMPSGLVLYWVVNTLLTITEQASLAKNS; encoded by the coding sequence ATGGAAAAAAGGCTGATATTAGCCATAGCACTATCGGTTCTTATCGTTGTGACCTTCCAATTTCTATCGCCCAAACCAGTTACTGTGCCGCCACGCGAAGCAGCCAGTCCGGTAGCGGCAGAACCTGCCAAAGATGCCGGAATTATACAGCAAGTTACTCCTAGCGTCGAGGAAAAAGAGCTCGAAGCCGAAACCGGCACCTACATATTGACATTCAGTAATATAGGCGGCGCGATAAAGAAGATCAGGCTTAAAGACTTTAAAGCATCTAATTCAACTGAAAACTTAGATTTGGTAAAATTAACTAACCCGGCAGAATACTTGCTAAATATCAGTAGCGTAACTAATACCGATATAGATAATGCTCTTTACTCATCACAGGTCTCCGGAGAGACGGTGACTTATATTCTTAGAACGGGCGATCTTGAAATAACAAAAAGGTACACATTATATAAGTCTAAGCACGGCATAGGTTTAGACATTTTAGTAAAAAATATCTCGGGATCGTCAAAACAATTTAGTTATAGGATAATAGGAGGCGCCGGCATATCCGAAGTTAATAATCAGGATAAGAGATTTGTTGAAGTCACTGCTGATATAAACGGTAAGACACTGGGCTTTAAAAGGCCGAAGCCGGGCCAGCGTATAATTAATTTAGGGATCGTAGGCTGGTCAACTCTTAAAAATAAATATTTTTCGCTCGTGCTGAAACCATTCATATCCACCAAATCCCAATTTTATAGCGAGGGTAAAAGCGGCGCCCTGGTGATGGGGATAGATACAGATGCTGTTACTATTCAGCCAAATTCTTTCATAGATAATAAGTTTGTTCTATATGCAGGGCCAAGCAGTATACCCGCATTGAAGGAACTGAATTATGGGCTTGAGACAACGGTTAATTATGGATTCTTCGGCGGAATAAGCAAAGTAATGATAACTGTAATGGGATTTTTTCATCTTGTAACACGCAGCTGGGGATTTTCGATAATATTGCTGTCGGTGTTTTTGAATATCATTCTATTCCCCCTCACTGTAAAAAGCTTTAAGTCCATGCAGAAGATGCAAGAATTACATCCTCAAATGGAACAGCTGAAGAAGCAGTATAAGGATAGCCCGGATAAATTGAATAAGGCGATAATGGAGTTATATAAGAAATATAAGATTAACCCATTGAGCGGCTGTCTGCCAATACTGCTCCAGATGCCGATATTCATAGCTTTGTATTCAGCGCTGATGAAATCCATAGAGCTGCGTAATGCAAGTTTCTTCTGGATAAGAGATCTGTCCTCCCCGGATGCGGTCAGGCTGCCCTTTACTCTGCCCTTAATCGGCAATAGCATAAATATTCTTCCTATCATAATGGTAGCGGCCATGGTTATGCAGCAGAAGATCTCCACTAAGACGATGGGCAGTGCCGTTACGGCTGAGCAAAAAGAGCAGCAAAAGATGATGTTGATTATCATGCCGATAGTATTCGGCTTTATATTTTACAGTATGCCATCGGGGCTTGTTTTATATTGGGTTGTTAACACTTTATTAACAATAACCGAGCAGGCCTCGTTAGCTAAGAATAGTTAG